One Verrucomicrobiaceae bacterium genomic window carries:
- a CDS encoding restriction endonuclease translates to MNTVNHAQAIRESGLSIFDLLPKDSTLYLATQELEKLLDAGLRGFNTAGLPLRTRSKVVKTEVCRVLGYPVPKSFRRCKPHARFPGQNFDTYVQASDNLQIWNEELKPRRRYVLIAVDENGLVSRVKVVTGAMLAKLDTTGTLTQKYQARFIPGTQAAELVSSTDSEHLKPLLGTFSNREPTDDPERGAVLPIRSLFERLTSLVGSSFANAGHDQERNRGAELHRLVCKALGFASYADDGQFPDVRNQLLEVKLQASPTIDLGLVEPSSTEPLDLNALPEGTVRHCDVRYAIFGASMKDNQVLINSLVLTTGEAFFSRFPRFEGKVLNKKIQIPLPRGFFGKAKG, encoded by the coding sequence ATGAACACGGTGAATCATGCGCAGGCCATCCGTGAGAGTGGATTAAGCATTTTTGATCTGCTCCCCAAAGACTCGACGCTCTATCTGGCGACCCAGGAGCTCGAAAAGCTGCTCGACGCAGGGCTGCGCGGCTTCAATACGGCGGGTTTGCCTCTGCGAACTCGCTCGAAGGTGGTGAAGACCGAGGTTTGCAGGGTGCTGGGCTATCCGGTGCCGAAGTCGTTCCGCAGATGCAAGCCTCACGCTCGCTTTCCTGGGCAAAACTTCGACACCTATGTGCAGGCATCGGATAACCTCCAAATCTGGAATGAGGAGCTAAAGCCGCGACGCCGTTATGTGCTCATCGCAGTGGATGAAAACGGACTCGTCAGTCGGGTAAAGGTCGTCACGGGAGCCATGCTGGCAAAACTCGATACCACTGGGACGCTCACGCAGAAGTATCAGGCCCGGTTTATTCCAGGCACGCAGGCGGCGGAGCTTGTTTCGAGCACCGATTCTGAGCATCTGAAGCCACTGCTGGGCACTTTTTCAAATCGCGAGCCTACCGACGATCCTGAACGCGGAGCCGTGCTACCGATTCGGTCGCTGTTTGAGCGGCTGACTTCGCTTGTTGGCAGCTCTTTTGCCAATGCTGGGCACGACCAGGAGCGGAATCGTGGCGCGGAACTCCATCGGCTGGTATGCAAGGCTCTTGGTTTTGCGAGCTACGCAGACGATGGCCAGTTTCCCGATGTGCGGAACCAATTGCTCGAGGTGAAGTTGCAAGCTTCGCCGACAATTGATCTCGGACTGGTCGAGCCATCCAGCACAGAGCCGCTGGATCTGAATGCTCTACCCGAAGGCACGGTGCGGCATTGCGATGTGCGATATGCCATCTTTGGCGCTTCGATGAAAGACAATCAGGTGCTGATCAACAGCCTCGTTCTCACTACTGGCGAGGCTTTTTTCAGCCGGTTTCCGCGCTTTGAGGGGAAGGTCTTGAACAAGAAGATTCAGATTCCCTTACCGCGTGGCTTTTTCGGCAAGGCCAAAGGCTGA
- a CDS encoding helix-turn-helix transcriptional regulator, with translation MAKLNLRQILADNVHRYRSRVGISQDNFAIECGVHRTYVGQVERCERNVTLATLELFAKAMKTDVPNLLTKDGVA, from the coding sequence ATGGCAAAACTTAATCTTCGCCAAATTCTCGCAGACAACGTTCACCGCTACCGCTCCCGTGTTGGCATCTCCCAGGACAACTTTGCTATCGAGTGTGGCGTGCATCGCACCTATGTTGGCCAAGTGGAGCGTTGTGAGCGGAATGTGACTCTGGCCACGCTAGAACTGTTCGCAAAGGCGATGAAGACAGATGTGCCGAACCTGCTCACCAAGGATGGAGTGGCATGA
- a CDS encoding N-6 DNA methylase: protein MKLDARATKKTQKQEGAHYTPAGLAAFVARHLSAVCTAINPLVLDPAVGDGELLLAFGRTFGNACTLNGFDLDEVAVANADKRLREDLPQITGKVQQQDFLDFALEHRTDSLFAVPACYDVVIANPPYVRTQVMGAERSQRLARQFDLSGRVDLSFAFIEGIADVLREGGVAGIIVSNRFMTTKAGAQVRERILSRFEVLHVWDFGDTKLFEAAVLPAVLLLRKRSGIASSNPRFTTIYSTREEPIHQAETVFEALSNGSGSVSVSGTTFLVQHGLLHHGTAANGTWRIATERGDAWLDTVMANTHCTFGEIGKIRVGVKSTADKVFVRQDWQALPEDMRPGGFEAADHAPCGAAVQSAAR from the coding sequence ATGAAACTGGACGCCAGAGCCACCAAGAAGACCCAGAAGCAAGAGGGGGCGCATTACACGCCCGCTGGGCTGGCTGCGTTTGTGGCGCGGCATCTATCGGCGGTTTGCACAGCAATAAATCCGCTCGTCCTTGACCCTGCTGTCGGAGATGGCGAGCTTCTACTGGCTTTCGGACGAACATTCGGAAATGCCTGCACGCTCAACGGCTTCGATCTGGATGAAGTGGCCGTCGCAAATGCCGATAAACGATTGCGCGAAGACCTGCCTCAAATAACCGGCAAAGTACAGCAACAAGATTTCCTCGATTTCGCACTGGAGCACCGGACTGACTCGCTCTTTGCAGTCCCCGCCTGCTATGATGTGGTGATCGCGAATCCTCCGTATGTCCGGACGCAGGTGATGGGCGCGGAGCGTTCGCAGCGCCTCGCTCGGCAGTTTGACCTCAGTGGACGGGTGGATCTGAGTTTCGCCTTTATCGAAGGTATCGCTGATGTGCTGCGCGAGGGCGGCGTGGCCGGGATCATCGTCTCCAATCGCTTCATGACGACCAAGGCTGGTGCGCAGGTGCGTGAGCGCATCCTTTCGCGTTTCGAGGTGCTTCACGTCTGGGACTTTGGCGACACCAAGCTATTTGAAGCCGCCGTTTTACCCGCAGTGCTGCTCCTGCGGAAACGCAGCGGCATTGCCTCCTCGAACCCGCGCTTCACCACGATCTACTCGACTCGCGAAGAACCCATCCATCAGGCAGAAACAGTGTTTGAGGCACTCTCAAATGGCAGCGGCTCGGTGAGCGTGTCAGGCACCACGTTTCTCGTCCAGCACGGTTTGTTGCATCACGGCACTGCTGCCAATGGCACCTGGCGCATCGCCACGGAGCGCGGTGATGCCTGGCTGGACACGGTGATGGCGAACACGCACTGCACTTTCGGTGAAATCGGGAAAATTCGCGTCGGCGTGAAGTCCACTGCGGATAAGGTTTTCGTTCGACAGGACTGGCAGGCATTGCCCGAAGACATGCGACCCGGAGGTTTTGAGGCCGCTGATCACGCACCATGTGGCGCGGCGGTTCAAAGCGCTGCCCGCTGA
- a CDS encoding alpha/beta hydrolase, with protein MKLILSLLLLLSSVSLQAQAPAKKAAAPKQPVAAKKKVYPKNPPKTVADFKYGPHERNVLDFWQAKSDKPTPVLFFIHGGGWMGGDKAGIAVEPFLKEGISVVSINYRYISQAQEVVPPVKAPLHDAALALQTVRSKAGEWNIDKVRIGASGGSAGACSSLWLAFHPDMADPKSSDPIARESTRLYCAAVMGPQTTLDPQQMKEWTPNSKYGGHAFLVGKERPTFDAFLAAREKILPWIAEYSPYALVTSDDPAIYMSFNGKPNLGKEEKDPTHTANFGVKLQEHCKANGVACEIYYPGVEGVAATSVEYLIKKLKN; from the coding sequence ATGAAACTCATTCTCTCACTCCTCCTGCTGCTCTCCAGCGTGTCTCTCCAGGCACAAGCACCGGCCAAAAAGGCCGCTGCACCGAAGCAACCCGTCGCTGCCAAGAAAAAAGTCTATCCGAAGAATCCGCCGAAGACAGTGGCTGATTTCAAATATGGCCCGCATGAGCGCAACGTGCTGGACTTCTGGCAGGCGAAGTCGGACAAGCCCACTCCGGTGCTCTTCTTCATCCACGGCGGTGGCTGGATGGGCGGGGACAAGGCAGGCATCGCGGTGGAGCCATTTTTGAAGGAGGGCATCTCCGTCGTCTCGATCAATTACCGCTACATCTCGCAAGCGCAGGAGGTGGTGCCGCCGGTCAAAGCCCCGCTGCATGATGCTGCACTGGCGCTACAGACCGTGCGAAGCAAAGCCGGTGAGTGGAATATCGACAAAGTCCGCATCGGTGCCAGCGGAGGCAGCGCGGGGGCTTGCAGCAGTCTGTGGCTGGCCTTTCACCCAGACATGGCTGATCCGAAGAGCAGCGATCCCATCGCCCGTGAGTCCACCCGCCTCTACTGCGCCGCTGTGATGGGACCGCAGACCACGCTCGATCCCCAGCAGATGAAGGAATGGACGCCAAACAGCAAATACGGCGGCCACGCCTTCCTCGTCGGCAAGGAACGCCCCACCTTTGATGCCTTCCTCGCAGCACGGGAGAAAATCCTTCCGTGGATCGCAGAGTACTCGCCCTACGCACTCGTCACCAGTGATGATCCCGCGATTTATATGAGCTTCAATGGCAAGCCCAACCTGGGCAAAGAGGAAAAAGATCCCACCCACACCGCGAACTTCGGTGTGAAGCTCCAGGAGCACTGCAAAGCCAATGGCGTGGCATGTGAGATCTACTACCCAGGTGTAGAAGGTGTCGCTGCCACCTCCGTGGAGTATCTGATCAAGAAGCTGAAAAACTGA
- a CDS encoding aldo/keto reductase yields the protein MTEKPQIGLGCVTFGREIDEAASFALLDHALECGVRQFDTAAAYGGGASEAILGRWLASRRPVGITIATKILPPYDRIDITPSLKRLGVEQIDLLYLHQWHETALQLDAAADALPVSRWGVSNFTLEQLQAIGPRFRVIQNNHNLAVSDVAEDLKAYCERAGISIVTYSPLGAGFLTGKHQNGVAAGSRFQIIPGHQNVYFHELAFQRLARLRALAERTGHSQAHLALAWALHQPGIETVLIGGRSPAHLDQAISARGFDDVGILDALSCITKNPAPA from the coding sequence ATGACCGAAAAACCGCAAATCGGCCTCGGCTGTGTCACCTTTGGGCGTGAGATTGATGAGGCAGCCTCCTTTGCCCTGCTAGACCATGCTTTGGAGTGTGGGGTGCGGCAATTTGATACGGCTGCGGCTTATGGCGGTGGTGCTTCAGAGGCGATCCTGGGCAGATGGCTGGCCTCGCGGCGACCAGTGGGCATCACCATCGCCACGAAGATTCTGCCGCCTTATGACCGCATCGACATCACTCCGAGCCTGAAGCGTCTCGGCGTGGAGCAGATCGACCTGCTCTACCTCCATCAGTGGCATGAAACTGCGCTACAGCTCGATGCCGCAGCCGATGCGCTGCCCGTGAGCCGCTGGGGCGTGAGTAACTTCACACTGGAGCAGCTCCAGGCCATCGGGCCACGCTTCCGCGTGATCCAGAATAATCACAACCTCGCCGTGAGCGATGTCGCAGAGGATTTAAAAGCCTACTGCGAGCGAGCAGGCATCTCCATCGTCACCTACAGCCCGCTGGGGGCAGGTTTCCTCACGGGGAAGCATCAAAACGGCGTCGCGGCTGGTTCACGCTTTCAGATCATCCCAGGGCATCAAAACGTGTACTTCCATGAGCTAGCCTTTCAGCGCTTGGCTAGGCTCCGAGCGCTCGCAGAGCGCACAGGGCACTCGCAGGCACATCTGGCCCTAGCTTGGGCACTGCATCAGCCGGGGATCGAGACCGTGCTCATCGGTGGTCGCAGTCCAGCGCATCTCGATCAAGCCATCTCGGCACGCGGATTCGATGATGTGGGCATTTTGGACGCATTGTCCTGCATCACGAAAAACCCCGCTCCAGCGTGA
- a CDS encoding ribonuclease HII yields MPSLEHEMKLRASGHALVAGIDEAGRGPLAGPVTVAAVILPADFTHAVLNDSKQLSEKKREAIYEELTADPRIRWHCVAIEPEEIDRINILQATWEGMRRAALALDPRPDAVLIDGRPVKAFPLPQVALVKGDSISFSIAAASIIAKVTRDRLMQRLAQQFPHYGFDVHKGYPTPAHLAALRKHGPCPQHRRSFAPVAQLELDL; encoded by the coding sequence ATGCCCAGTCTCGAACACGAAATGAAACTCCGCGCCTCCGGTCACGCTCTCGTAGCGGGCATCGACGAGGCTGGGCGGGGGCCTCTGGCGGGGCCTGTCACGGTGGCGGCGGTTATTCTGCCAGCGGATTTCACCCATGCGGTGCTCAATGACTCCAAGCAACTGAGCGAGAAAAAGCGCGAGGCCATTTATGAAGAACTCACCGCTGATCCACGCATCCGCTGGCACTGTGTGGCCATCGAGCCAGAGGAGATCGACCGCATCAATATCCTCCAGGCCACCTGGGAAGGCATGCGACGTGCCGCTCTAGCGCTCGATCCACGGCCTGATGCGGTTTTGATCGATGGACGGCCTGTGAAGGCCTTTCCGCTGCCGCAGGTGGCCTTGGTGAAGGGGGACAGCATCAGCTTCTCCATCGCGGCAGCCAGCATCATCGCCAAAGTGACGCGTGATCGGCTGATGCAGCGCCTGGCGCAGCAGTTCCCGCACTATGGATTTGATGTGCATAAGGGCTACCCCACTCCGGCTCATCTCGCTGCTTTGAGGAAGCACGGCCCATGTCCGCAGCATCGGCGTAGCTTTGCTCCTGTGGCGCAGCTCGAGCTGGATTTATGA
- a CDS encoding exo-alpha-sialidase yields MLLDARIILSLLIALTWAAPSGAAEEPFTSFIAQASAEHPRNSEGDIIVLRDGTLFAAWSQFYGGAEDHAAARIVAVKSTDGGRTWGSPTTIQENHGGANVMSVSLLRSASGDVLFFYLIKNSLSDLKAYVRRSKDDTQSWSEPTLITPEPGYHVMNNARIIQLRSGRLLAPISTCGTVFAKGDPFRTVVYRSDDDGRTWQRGRTLVSAPKRGAMEPGLIEMKDGRVMQIIRTQTGYIWHSYSSDGGDTWTEAQPWIVEAPESPTTITRIPGTGDWLLVLNPTVEWKNPEKTVLGTNHGGARTPLSAMISHDEGKTWSRPKNIESDPSLTFAYTSITPHQDRMLLSYYVFPLKGKQLSLKFQSIPLDWLMK; encoded by the coding sequence ATGCTACTCGACGCCCGCATCATCCTTTCCCTGCTCATCGCTCTTACCTGGGCCGCTCCTAGTGGTGCTGCGGAGGAGCCTTTCACGTCCTTCATCGCACAGGCCAGCGCGGAGCACCCGCGCAATTCGGAGGGCGACATCATCGTGCTGCGGGATGGCACTCTCTTCGCCGCGTGGTCGCAGTTTTATGGCGGAGCAGAGGACCATGCTGCCGCACGCATCGTCGCGGTGAAGTCCACGGATGGCGGACGCACCTGGGGTAGTCCCACGACGATCCAGGAGAACCATGGAGGAGCCAATGTGATGTCTGTGAGTCTCCTCCGCTCCGCCAGCGGGGATGTTCTGTTCTTCTACCTGATCAAAAACTCGCTCAGCGACCTCAAAGCCTATGTGCGCAGATCGAAAGATGACACGCAGAGCTGGAGCGAGCCGACGCTCATCACTCCAGAGCCCGGTTATCATGTGATGAATAATGCACGCATCATCCAGCTTCGATCAGGCCGTCTTCTGGCTCCTATCTCGACCTGCGGCACGGTGTTTGCCAAAGGTGATCCCTTCCGCACGGTCGTGTATCGCTCGGATGATGATGGCAGGACGTGGCAACGCGGCAGGACGCTGGTCTCTGCCCCGAAGCGTGGTGCGATGGAGCCTGGACTCATCGAAATGAAAGATGGCCGCGTGATGCAGATCATCCGCACACAGACAGGCTACATTTGGCACAGCTACTCCAGCGATGGTGGAGATACCTGGACGGAGGCACAGCCATGGATCGTCGAAGCGCCTGAGTCACCCACCACCATCACGCGTATTCCTGGCACAGGCGATTGGCTCCTGGTGCTCAATCCCACGGTGGAGTGGAAAAACCCAGAGAAAACCGTACTCGGCACCAATCACGGCGGCGCACGCACTCCACTCTCGGCAATGATCTCACACGATGAAGGCAAGACATGGAGCCGCCCCAAGAACATCGAGTCTGATCCTTCGCTGACTTTTGCCTACACCAGCATCACACCACATCAGGATCGCATGCTACTGAGCTATTACGTCTTTCCGCTGAAGGGGAAGCAACTCTCACTGAAATTCCAAAGCATCCCGCTGGATTGGCTGATGAAATGA